Proteins from a genomic interval of Solidesulfovibrio sp.:
- a CDS encoding ATP-binding cassette domain-containing protein encodes MHEKPLRITLSHAGVSLGGRPVLADISLTLAPGEAWLVLGGNGSGKSTLLRLLRGDIWPDDDGRGERLYRLGDGPGRASPIGVRQRFGIVSPEIQRATKRLCAHLPARTVILAGMRDAVYVQGGPRPAELAMLEAVSRRLAIGHLLDTDVAALSNGQLRAVLLARALATRPLVLFLDEFLDGLDDAARETAGQAVAQAAADGAAVVLTSHQGAAPPSGPAKGITLAGGRIIDSGEAAAVLARYRRAMDGPSRDVAAGPATTLPEASEATDAGGLPLVVLEGATVYLERRPILRDIDLTVRPGGHLAVFGANGAGKSTLLKLIAGELHPALGGRALRPGLAAPEGFTDLRDIRRRIGLVSFELEADYDKELSALDLVTSGIAATIGIYAEPSARDLAAARRWMEFFGVADLAGRRLGRLSAGQTRRLFLARAMVGEPRLLLLDEPFSGLDGPSRRRAMAAVSAAARSGVTVIAAVHRPGDVIPEIQTVYRLEAGRLRSLGET; translated from the coding sequence ATGCACGAAAAACCCCTGCGCATCACGCTCTCCCATGCCGGCGTCAGCCTCGGCGGCCGGCCGGTTCTGGCCGACATTTCCCTGACCCTCGCCCCGGGCGAGGCCTGGCTTGTGCTTGGCGGCAACGGCTCGGGCAAGTCGACGCTCCTGCGCCTGTTGCGCGGCGACATCTGGCCCGACGACGACGGCCGGGGGGAGCGCCTCTACCGGCTCGGCGACGGGCCGGGCCGGGCCTCGCCCATCGGCGTGCGGCAGCGCTTCGGCATCGTCTCCCCGGAGATCCAGCGGGCGACCAAGCGGCTGTGCGCCCACCTGCCGGCCCGCACGGTCATCCTGGCCGGCATGCGCGACGCCGTCTACGTCCAGGGCGGCCCCCGCCCGGCGGAACTGGCCATGCTGGAGGCGGTCTCCCGGCGGCTGGCCATCGGCCACCTGCTGGACACCGACGTCGCCGCCCTGTCCAACGGCCAGCTGCGGGCGGTGCTTTTGGCCCGGGCCCTGGCCACCCGGCCGCTGGTGCTTTTCCTGGACGAATTCCTCGACGGCCTGGACGACGCGGCCCGGGAAACGGCCGGCCAGGCCGTGGCGCAGGCGGCGGCCGACGGCGCGGCCGTCGTGCTGACCAGCCACCAGGGGGCCGCGCCGCCGTCCGGGCCGGCCAAGGGGATCACCCTCGCCGGCGGCAGGATCATCGACAGCGGCGAGGCGGCGGCCGTGCTCGCCCGCTACCGCCGGGCCATGGACGGCCCGTCGCGGGACGTGGCCGCCGGCCCGGCCACGACCCTCCCCGAGGCCTCGGAAGCGACGGACGCGGGCGGCCTGCCCCTGGTGGTGCTGGAAGGGGCCACGGTCTACCTGGAACGCCGGCCCATCCTCAGGGACATCGACCTGACCGTGCGCCCGGGCGGGCACCTGGCCGTGTTCGGGGCCAACGGCGCGGGCAAGTCCACGCTTTTGAAGCTCATCGCCGGGGAGCTCCATCCGGCCCTGGGCGGCCGGGCCTTGCGGCCGGGGCTGGCCGCGCCGGAAGGTTTCACCGACCTGCGCGACATCCGCCGGCGCATCGGCCTGGTCTCCTTCGAACTGGAGGCCGACTACGACAAGGAGTTGTCCGCCCTGGACCTGGTGACGTCGGGCATCGCGGCCACCATCGGCATCTACGCGGAACCGTCGGCCAGGGATCTGGCGGCGGCCCGGCGCTGGATGGAGTTTTTCGGCGTGGCCGACCTGGCCGGGCGCAGGCTCGGCCGGCTGTCGGCCGGCCAGACGCGGCGGCTGTTTTTGGCCCGGGCCATGGTCGGCGAGCCGCGATTGCTGCTGCTCGACGAGCCCTTTTCCGGCCTCGACGGCCCGTCGCGCCGCCGGGCCATGGCGGCCGTGTCGGCGGCGGCCCGCAGCGGGGTCACGGTCATCGCCGCCGTGCACCGCCCGGGCGACGTCATCCCGGAAATCCAGACCGTCTACCGGCTGGAGGCAGGCCGCTTGCGGTCCCTCGGCGAGACCTAG